The nucleotide window TACTTGTGTAGGCAGATATGCAGCTGTagtttccctctttttttttatctcctacAACTGCAAACACTTGAAACGTGTACTGCACTCCAGGAGTCAGATCAGTTATGTTAATTATGGTGCTTTCAGCAGTGTTATTAATTGTTGTACTGTTATTCTCATATTGGATTACATAATAAGAGATTTTTCCCATTGACTGAGTCCAGAACAGTAATATAGAGGAGGTTGTAACATTAACTGCTGTAAGATTGCTAACAGTGTCAGGCTCTGTGAAGGCAAACGAaatccattaacattaacttTGTTCAGAAATTCCTTTTGTCATCCAATGAGAAGACAATTCTCTGAAACAATTAGCATGTTCTAATTTCAATCACATTGAGGTCACTTGCAACATCAGGCTCTATGAGTAGAGGTTAGAAAACATTACAAACAGCAAATTTTTCATGCATTTATACAtcttaattaaattattcatattcaGGTTCGTGGTGGATCTGAATCCTATGCTGAGAAAAATGAGAATGAGATGGAAATACAGTGAATCcttagattgcgagtaacttgacCTGGGGGCTTTTTGCAAGAtgacaaatttttaaataaatttgaactttttaaacaagtgaggtcttgatatacgagtactgTAGTATGTATTTCACAGTGGAGACCACAGTGTTATAAGAATACATTAACCTACatcaaacaaacatttattatttactcacTAATTTAATACTTATACGTTATATTATCAGGCTGTGTTAGTACAGCCTGATATTATAACAGATAGTGTAGTATATTACTAcatcataataatatttttaccactttcttacacacaacaccccataatgacaacataaaaaaaatttgagataaaaaaaaataataataaaaaatctaggaagagtcctgatGGTTTCAAAcgtcttccacttacggatgatggaggccactgtgctcattgggacctttaaagcagcagaattttttctgtaaccttccccagatttttGCCTTGAGataatcctgtctcggaggtctacagacaatttctttgacctcatgcttggtttgtgctctgacatgaactatcaactgtgggaccttatttAGATATaggtgtgtgcctttctaaataatgtccaatcaacttaatttaccacaggtggactccaattaagctgcagaaacatctcaaggatgatcaggggaaacaggatgcgtctgagctcaattttgcaaaggctgCAAATacttatgtatttaaaataaaaaaatttgaaagcacatgtacatatttttcataaatttgcaaaaatctcaagtaaactttttacatgttgtcattatgggatgctgtgtgtagaattctgagggggaaaaaataatttaattcattttaaaatacggctgtgacataacaaaatgtggaaaaaatgatgtgctgtaaatactttccggatgcactgtatatctgacattttgaccgtctgtttacacgttctttcaacaaTGACATATCCGATtcaagtgtttacacttgccataccatctgaaaaatcaggcatacttaaagggaggttcttgcgctacacactagccaagatggaCGAAGGCAAAATATGCTTGATGTTAGCTCTGCGAAATATGCAAAGTTCGCAAATTCAGGAGAACTATTGTCAgcagtttacaaaaaataaaacaaaactgttcatctcaccaATACATGCATTGTAAGGAAAAAATGCGCGGGTCGTCTGGTAACCCGCAGACCCCGCGGGTAACCCACGGGTCGGGTTAGGGCGGATAAAGAAATTGTTACTTTATTTGCGGGTCGGGttgggtcattaaaaacaaaaaatccatgtatgttgcgtgcaattccctatagcctatattatatatttgggaatatctattttcatattttattaagtttgataaggttacgtcacgGGACAAGTCACAGTATTTAAATAACGAATAGCAAATAgcacatatttaaatagcaaaatcaatgatAACGTTAATTCCCCCctcttggtcggcgactgcgagtgacgtcactccccacacaatcccgccccacagcatagacccgcccctgattctgattgacaggtttctgtgtaacgtgttggaaatgcaattgcaaatggattagcgattgTGTTTGAATTTTAGCTGGCTTGACgcgcagagaaagtgaaaaagcaaacgtggtcattgattttgctatttaaatatggcaggttcatgacttgtaagacatgggaaatacaaatgcaaatggacttttctgCGATGTTAtcattccacacgcgcttccaccggagaatgACATCGCCACGACATTaatacgtcattaaaccgcgaagaagtcACAGTTTTAATGATGTACACAATGCCTCagaaaatccgatctgtctgtttacatgacaatcacattagcacatatctgatttatatttgatttatttccacatatgaagaaGGTCTGAAACCATTCTTGAAATATCAAAATGtatgcgtttttttttctgtttacatggacaGAGAACATATCTGATATGTGTCAGATATGAGGAAAAAATCAGAATTGACTGACAGTGTAAACATAGCTtttgctgcagaaaaaaaatttaatggtgcgaatattttaaagaaggttgTACTTTACATCCATTAACGTAGGTAGTTAAGTACTAAGTTAGGTACTAAGGTAGgttagagcccactgcagtaaATTCCCATAAATAATTCCCATCTCCGGGAAAAAAAGCAGCCTGGTTTGATCACCAAGGGTGTTCTGATTTGGCATGACAATGCATGGCCTCATTCAGCCTACCgtaccacttgcacattacaggaaatcGGCTTTTTGAGATTTGAAGAATTTTAATTCAGATGAAAAAGATTGATGCTATCAGCAGTACAGGACTTACTTGTGAATGCTGAGATTTGAGCCGATGCTCCTGTAGTTTGATGATCTGCAGCAACTGCAGTAACACTGAATGTGTAGTTCACTCCAGCAGTCAGACCAGTGACAGTGTAAGACAGGTTTGAAGTGTTACTGCTGTTACTCACACTGTCACCAGTCCAGTTTACTATAAACAAATAACTATTGTTTCCAGGTGAACTCCAGCTTAGAGACACAGATGATGTGGTTTCACTAGAGACAACAAGATTGGTGACAACACCCGGATCtgtgaatcacacacacacacacacacacacacacacacacacacacacacacacacacacacacacacacacacacacacaaataatcatCTTATCAAAATGTGCAAAGCCTGGAATCTCTAAAGTTACTTAGGGATTGTAATAGTCAGGCATTTAGTGATGGTGCTTGCTTTGGCTTCATCCAAAATCACCTTATACTTTAAGTTCAACtttagcctcccaggaactcctttaatgactcaaacatgtggaaatctttgggagcgagatcaggactgtatgctacttcaccagaaatttcatcacaagtcaaATTTTCCTAATGATAAATCCCAAGTCTTTAGCCATGGGAAATCCACACCTTACTTCTTTAATGAAGAGCTTCAGATGATTATGCAACACCTTCCTAGCATGTTGAACATTTATTTTGAAAGTTGAAATAACACTGTCAGGAATAACCCCTGGAGGGTGCCTATTTGGTGTTTGCTTTAAACATACTTTGTTCGAATTTGTTTATGCAAGATGCCATAAATTTATACAATGACAATGGTCAGATGTTTTCAAGGACATTAgctataattacatttaaaaaaattacatcaattatttattttaccagttatttattgaggggtgcctaaacttttgcataagctGTATATTTACATGCTCAAAAgatttaatcagaatataatttttttgacatTCGCAAAGTGGACTTTTTaattttctccaaattaaaggTTAGGTTAGGTATTCCATCTTTTCTGATAAATCTGCCTTCTGCTGATTGGTTATAAGAATTCAGTCTCTGATCGGTTGGATGCCTTACTACAGCATGTGTAAAATAGGGAGCCAATCAGCACCCCTTTCTCAGCCAAATTATTAAAGGCTTCAAACAGACGCCAAATCAGGTGACACTGTTCAGACAGAGGTGTTTACATGAGGCATTTTTCTTTCGATTGGGCTTTTATTCCAGGCATGTGTTATATTGTAGGGGTCCCAGAGATCAAGCACAGTGAAGGAATTTCATTTATTAGTTGCAATGCAATTTTAAGATGTTAAGAACAAAACTGATATAGGTAAGCATTACCGAGTGAGACACTGTATGATAGTCAGAGGAAAATGCTATGTGCTATATTTGGCTTACTAGACTCTGGATTGCAGTGGAATTAAGCTCACAATTTTGTTGCATCACTCAGGAGCACTTTgactaaacaaatatataatatacaaatgtTTCATAATGTAATATGTActgaattttatatttctaaatataggaaaacatatataaaataaatgaatggggTGATTGAGTCATGACTGTTTGTGCCATCTCCTACTAATATAGTCAGTGAGGCATTGACACATTCATCAAAACTAATTTCCATGCACGAGTGGTTGATCCCTGTTATCAAAGGGATTAAAAAATTGAACTTCCAAACAGCTGATAGGAAAATGTAGTTACAACAATTGGTTATAGAAATGTCACAATTTtgggaatatactgtacaatgaaaagtctgtttttGGCACAGGGGGGCATTTAGCTAATTATGTTACATGGTAACATGTAAATctatttaataatgcattaactCTCTCATAATTCATAACCCTCCTTCTTATTACAAACTAGTTATGCACGGAACTTTGTTTAtatgcaatttaatttaatttattcttaaaaaaCGTCATCTTTCGAATTTTGAAATTGCCATAAATGTTTATGTGCTACCGTGAAGTAGATTTCAACTGCACACTTATAAGTGcgtattaaaaatgtacagagtTATCTCTTGAATTTAGAAATaaactaatgatttttaattatataacctCGGCCAAAtgcacctgtgaaaaccccattaaaatttgttcagtagttttAACGTGATAAGTGttgaaacaaacagacaaaaatttccAAAAACATCTTACACATCTTACGACAAATAATTATTTGCAAATATCTGGaatgtacagacacgccaaccttacaatttatttaatctttatatgTAAAGATTAATGAATGTCGTCAGTTACACTACAATGTGGTTAGTTGTTGTAGAAAATGGAGCAggttttttaaaggattttaatATCAGATCCAGACCCTGTAAGTCAGGAAATACTATTTTGTTTgtactaaggggtgggtgggCGGGGGGGGGATTTATCTACGCATTAAAACATTCATTATTAGTAAAGGACTTACTTGTGAATGCTgagatttgttttgttgttcCTGTACTTTGATTATCTGCAGCAACTGCAGTAACACTGAATGTGTAGTTCACTCCAGCAGTCAGACCAGTGACAGTGTAAGACAGGTTTGAAGTGTTACTGCTTTTATTCACACTGCCATCAGTCCAGTTTACTATAAACAACAAGCTGTTCCCAGGTGGTTTATTCCAGGTTAGAGACACAGATGATGTGGTTATGTTAGAGACACTGAGATTAGCAACAACATCTGGATCTGTAAATCACACACAATGATAATATATCTGACATCATTCAACATACAACCTGTCTATTtgattctataaaaaaaaactacattttgtttgtcacacccacacattcatacacacaaatagttgtgtacattttgttaatataattgtagaaaatacaaacatatggtaaatgcatttttacagaaacaaaactgAGCACAAATACAAAATTGAGAAACATTCTTAActctttaaaattcttaaattcttaaaaaactaaaaatagctGATTATTTGTGTTTAGCACAATAAGGTCCTACTACTGACATTACTCTGTGGGACTCTGTGGGACATTTTTTACCATCAAATTCAGGACAACCAGCTTGCTGACTTTACCACTATTAACCAGAAATCAAATATAATTTTCttattgttgatgttttttgtcatgtttttcatTCAATGCCAAAAACTTTTTACTAGTATGTGCTAACAATAGACCAATAAACAGTTAgttataacaattaaaaaataacaccaggaaaaaaaaagaaaagaaaaaaaataaaataaatatatatatatatatatatatatatatatatatatatatatataaagacacctctgatatatatatatatcagaggtgtcaagtatatatatatatcagagatgtcaagtaacaaagtacaaatacttcgttaccttacttaagtagaaattttgggtatctaaactttactggagtaattttttttgccgactttttacttctactcttTCTaatccttacattttcacgtcacacactccagcaaggacgtttgagtTGGTTGTGATAAGgagacgaagatgtccgtgatagagactcaagaatcaaacgaaatgtcacaaccaagcaccagcgaggaaggtaacagcaccaggaaggtaacGGAAAtgatatgtgtatatatatatatatatatattttttttattaatcacttggattaatcatttattctgacagcactaatgtttattgtagacaaccatacaagggtcattgttactaagcctgccctgggtacttttcttgtatgttgctctcacagattcctgcagctaagcttggatgtacacatgcctctgaagtttgactttttgcaccattaaaatacttataggcaattagttatcatatcttcttttcCATAAACATGGATATgttcagtagtacacatatatggttctttaatgtatttgcattaaactaaaatgcattcttttttaattgccatatacagtatcccaaatcactatggccgttaaaaaatacaacaaaaaaaacaacaacacatttttctttttttttatgaggtgttagtgcagtatataggcccgtggcacagcctaagattttatccttaatgcttttttccccccttacgttacttttacttttatactttaagtagttttgaaaccagtacttttacaattttacttgagtaaaaagcatgagttgatacttcaacttctaaataagtctttttaaaccttagtatctatacttctactcaagtaatgaatgtgaatacttttgacaccactaaTATAAACAAATCTACAGTATTTCCTTCTCATTCCTCATCTTTGCAATAATTTTAgacattttcataaaataaCCTGACTCATGTTTTTTCATTATGATCGGTTATGGGCATTGGTTATACTTAGTTTAGGTCGCTGAAATAGGGTAATGTAaatagtgtattattttaatacaatactaaattgtattaaatattttttattatttactaccAAGCAAAGTGGTAAACTGCTGGTACTACTCAGTAAACTAAACATAtattaatatgaaaatataagtATTACATGCAGTACAGGACTTACTTGTGAATGCTGATATTTGAGTCGGTGCTCCTTTAGTTTGTCCATCTGCAGCAACTGCAGTAACACTGAATGTGTAGTTCACTCCAGCAGTCAGACCAGTGACAGTGTAAGACAGGTTTGAAGTGTTACTGCTGATATTTACACTGCCACCAGTCCAGTTTACTATAAACAAGGAGCTGTTGTTCCCAGTTGGTTTATTCCAGGTTAGAGACACAGATGATGTGGTTTTGCTAGAGACAGTGAGATTGGTGACAACATCTGGCTCTGTCAAtcacacacaacacaagttTGTTCATTATTGAAATCCATATATGTTAATATGTTACACATCGTTTAAACATGTCTTAATCCAGGTGTATAAACTTtacaaaagttaattaaaactatgatgattattttttaacccATACAAAGGCCAATAtttacagagacacagagagatacagtatatttacagagaaaaatatacagtactctaTTTTGAGCAGATGTTTACGGTGTGTAAAGTGGTCTTTATCAGCAGTACAGGACTTACTTGTAAATGCTGAGATTTGAGTTGTTGCTCCTTTAGTTTGTCCATCTGCAGCAACTGCAGTAACACTGAATGTGTATTTCACTCCAGTAGTCAGACCAGTGACATTGAAAGACAGGTTTGGAGAATTATTGCTGATATTCACACTGTCACCAGTCCAGTTTACTATAAACAAGGAGCTGTTCCCAGGTGGTTTATTCCAGGTTAGATACACAGATGATGTGGTTTTACTAGAGGCAGTGAGATTGGTGACAACACCCGGATCtgtgaatcacacacacacacacacacacacacacaacatacacacacacacatataacatatatatacacaca belongs to Clarias gariepinus isolate MV-2021 ecotype Netherlands chromosome 2, CGAR_prim_01v2, whole genome shotgun sequence and includes:
- the LOC128540365 gene encoding receptor-type tyrosine-protein phosphatase eta-like encodes the protein MPLTLNAPPGNSSLFTGNGTGGSVNISSNSSSTSYTVTGLTAGVNYTVSVPTVATDGQTTGATTQTSTVSYVVTNLTVSNETTSSVPLTLNAPTGNGTGGSVNISSNSPSTSCNVTGLTAGVNYTFTVTAVAADNQTTGAATQISTFTNPGVVTNLTASSKTTSSVYLTWNKPPGNSSLFIVNWTGDSVNISNNSPNLSFNVTGLTTGVKYTFSVTAVAADGQTKGATTQISAFTKPDVVTNLTVSSKTTSSVSLTWNKPTGNNSSLFIVNWTGGSVNISSNTSNLSYTVTGLTAGVNYTFSVTAVAADGQTKGAPTQISAFTTT